From Alienimonas californiensis, a single genomic window includes:
- a CDS encoding Na+/H+ antiporter NhaC family protein, giving the protein MTRTHPPPGDAAAKPVPVVEEAAVGPVEPPAVPAAVAKRLRPSHLLAAVVLLGGLAAGVFVYSQVAPQWREQKTTFNVYQNESGELAYRYSGEELPVGEVVPYDTSPLRAEALADLSGEPPLERQWVVETSVESKAESSGEGDAAGVRYSLLEPGRHYGLWSLLPAAIAVGLCLLTKEPLSALLGSVVVGALMLGRFDITDAVLLPSLASKSAATVLLLYLWLLGGLMGVWSRTGAAQAFAEFMTRRFVRGPRTAKLVAWLLGVLFFQGGTVSVVLVGTIVKPVADRERVSHEELSYIVDSTASPIAAVLAFNAWPVYVQALIFVPGVSFLATEDDRIAFFFKSVPFSFYALLAIAGTFLLSLDYTRFSGRGIRAAMQRARTTGQLDAPGVSPLSSEELAATRVPPGYRPHVLEFFVPFLLLVGVAVGTFVATGSPKVNWAFGAAFLASALTALFKGMSLGALIEGVGDGLKGVVLASVVLMLAVTVGGVSREVGAGVYLVESLGERIPAAALPVALQLITMVIAFSTGTSWGTFAVAFPLAMPLAWQVAGAGDVTNPELFMSICFATVLNGSVFGDQCSPISDTTILSAMTTGCDLMDHVKTQLVPASLAAAIAAALWTATVVLFA; this is encoded by the coding sequence ATGACACGGACGCACCCGCCCCCGGGCGATGCCGCGGCGAAGCCGGTGCCGGTCGTCGAGGAGGCGGCCGTCGGGCCGGTCGAGCCGCCGGCCGTTCCCGCCGCCGTCGCGAAACGGCTTCGGCCGTCGCACCTGCTCGCCGCGGTCGTGCTGCTCGGCGGCCTCGCCGCCGGGGTCTTCGTCTACTCGCAGGTCGCTCCGCAATGGCGGGAGCAGAAGACGACCTTCAACGTCTATCAAAACGAATCCGGCGAACTGGCGTATCGCTACAGCGGCGAGGAACTGCCCGTTGGGGAGGTCGTGCCCTACGACACGTCGCCGTTGCGGGCGGAGGCGCTGGCGGATCTTTCCGGCGAGCCGCCGCTCGAGCGGCAGTGGGTCGTGGAGACCAGCGTGGAGTCTAAGGCGGAGTCCAGCGGCGAAGGCGACGCCGCCGGGGTGCGGTATTCCCTGCTGGAACCGGGGCGACACTACGGCCTGTGGTCGTTGCTGCCGGCGGCGATCGCCGTGGGGCTGTGTTTATTGACGAAAGAGCCGCTGTCGGCGCTGCTCGGGTCGGTGGTCGTCGGGGCGTTGATGCTGGGGCGGTTCGATATTACGGACGCGGTGCTGCTGCCCAGCCTGGCCAGCAAAAGCGCCGCCACGGTTCTGCTGCTTTATCTCTGGCTGCTGGGCGGGTTGATGGGCGTCTGGTCCCGAACCGGGGCGGCGCAGGCCTTCGCCGAATTCATGACCCGGCGCTTCGTGCGGGGGCCGCGGACCGCCAAGCTGGTCGCCTGGCTGCTGGGCGTGCTGTTCTTTCAGGGCGGCACGGTCAGCGTCGTGCTGGTGGGCACGATCGTGAAGCCGGTCGCCGACCGGGAGCGGGTCAGCCATGAGGAGCTATCGTATATTGTCGACTCGACCGCCTCGCCGATCGCGGCGGTGCTGGCGTTCAACGCCTGGCCGGTTTACGTGCAGGCGTTGATCTTCGTGCCCGGCGTCAGCTTCCTGGCGACCGAGGACGACCGCATCGCCTTTTTCTTTAAAAGCGTGCCGTTCAGCTTCTACGCCCTGCTCGCGATCGCCGGCACGTTTCTGCTGAGCCTTGATTATACGCGGTTCTCGGGGAGGGGGATCCGGGCGGCGATGCAGCGGGCCCGCACCACGGGGCAGCTGGACGCCCCGGGCGTCTCGCCGCTGAGTTCCGAGGAACTCGCCGCGACGCGGGTGCCGCCGGGGTATCGGCCGCACGTGCTGGAGTTTTTCGTGCCGTTCCTCCTGCTGGTGGGCGTCGCCGTGGGCACGTTCGTCGCGACCGGGTCGCCGAAGGTCAACTGGGCGTTCGGGGCGGCGTTCCTCGCCTCCGCCTTAACGGCACTGTTTAAAGGAATGAGTCTGGGCGCCCTGATCGAAGGCGTCGGCGACGGGTTGAAAGGCGTGGTGCTGGCGTCGGTCGTGTTAATGCTGGCCGTCACGGTGGGGGGCGTCAGCCGGGAGGTCGGGGCGGGCGTCTATCTGGTGGAGTCGTTGGGCGAGCGAATCCCCGCCGCGGCCCTGCCGGTCGCGCTGCAACTCATCACGATGGTGATCGCCTTCTCCACCGGCACGAGTTGGGGCACGTTCGCCGTCGCCTTCCCGCTGGCGATGCCGTTGGCCTGGCAGGTCGCCGGCGCCGGGGACGTGACCAACCCGGAGCTTTTTATGTCCATCTGCTTCGCCACCGTGCTGAACGGCAGCGTCTTCGGCGACCAGTGCTCCCCGATCTCCGACACCACCATCCTCAGCGCCATGACCACCGGCTGCGATCTGATGGACCACGTCAAAACGCAGCTGGTGCCCGCCTCCCTCGCCGCCGCAATCGCGGCGGCCCTGTGGACCGCAACGGTCGTCCTGTTCGCCTGA
- a CDS encoding gamma-glutamyl-gamma-aminobutyrate hydrolase family protein produces MTRRTFLAALGLVLVGGLGGPAGWLSTAGAQSLRLAPERLPVADAAATPAERPVRRPVIGIASLTGDTYVRAIRDAGGVPVVLPNVDGSPDAVEDYLELLDGLLMPGGADIPPSEWGEAPHPTTKVLDDDRYQFEKALISAWIERTDKPLLGICLGSQWVNVAHGGSLVQDIPSEFGVVHRDVTHPVTLEPDSRLAKVFGCTSLEVNSYHHQAVRDVGKGLRVVARSPDGVIEATETTDPDRFLIGVQWHPEKLAPEDPLQRKLLAAFIEAASQEEE; encoded by the coding sequence ATGACGAGACGCACGTTCCTGGCGGCCCTGGGCCTGGTCCTCGTGGGCGGCCTCGGCGGACCGGCGGGCTGGCTCTCCACCGCCGGGGCCCAGTCGCTCCGCCTCGCCCCGGAGCGTCTGCCCGTCGCCGACGCCGCCGCGACGCCCGCGGAGCGCCCCGTCCGCCGGCCGGTCATCGGCATCGCCAGCTTGACGGGCGACACCTACGTCCGGGCCATCCGCGACGCCGGCGGGGTTCCCGTCGTCCTGCCGAACGTCGACGGCAGCCCGGACGCCGTCGAGGACTATCTCGAATTGCTGGACGGCCTGCTCATGCCCGGCGGGGCGGACATCCCGCCGTCGGAGTGGGGCGAGGCGCCGCACCCGACCACCAAGGTTCTGGACGACGACCGCTATCAATTCGAAAAGGCGTTGATCTCCGCCTGGATCGAACGCACCGACAAGCCGTTGCTCGGCATCTGCCTGGGCAGCCAGTGGGTGAACGTCGCCCACGGCGGCTCGCTGGTGCAGGACATCCCCTCGGAATTCGGCGTCGTGCACCGGGACGTCACGCACCCGGTGACCCTCGAACCGGACTCCCGCCTGGCGAAGGTCTTCGGCTGCACGTCGCTGGAGGTCAATTCGTACCACCATCAGGCGGTCCGCGACGTGGGGAAGGGCCTCCGCGTCGTCGCCCGCAGCCCGGACGGCGTGATCGAGGCCACGGAAACGACCGACCCGGACCGCTTCCTCATCGGCGTGCAATGGCACCCGGAAAAGCTGGCGCCCGAGGACCCATTGCAGCGGAAGCTGCTCGCCGCCTTTATCGAAGCCGCCTCGCAGGAGGAGGAATGA
- a CDS encoding M1 family metallopeptidase, whose translation MTRSLLLSAAVLWAAAFGPSAFGQLSPTKDNGPIPDNAKYGQADSFRELTEILPTPNDYRTASGAPGHEYWQQRADYDIAVTLNEEEHTLTGAETIVYHNHSPDRLEYLWLQLDANLFTPDSLARRTATGPDDLSEDMTFDALKQMLAAETFDGGFKIDKVAVGPRGQGGADLPYTVVDTMMRVDLPKPLEPGANYTFNVAWHFTLNNSEEIGGRTGYEPLEDGNDLFCIAQWFPRMCVYGDAVGWQHKQYYGRGEFALELGDYDVTITCPADLVVSATGVLQNPAQCLTQTQRDRLETAKTSKAPVFIVTRAESDEARKTRNEGGGTKSWHWKAENVRDFAFTASRAFIWDAWGNTVPDEDAKSGEHFTMCQSLYPSECEPLWSQYSTQAIAHCIEVYSKFTFPYPYPNAISVYGVVGGGMEYPMICWNGPKPEEDGTYDARTKYFLISVVIHEVGHNWFPMIVNSDERRWTWMDEGLNTFLQYLAEQEWEDEYPSRRGRPEDITTFMKSTNQVPIMTNSESLLQFGANAYAKPATALNILRETVLGRELFDKAFKTYSRRWKFKHPEPADFFRTMEDASGRDLDWFWRGWFYTTSHVDLGVSNLRVYTVDAGDPVEKENRERTEEEAEPKTLSDLRNEELPKRIDSFPELEDFYNSYDELKATKKQIKTYKEFLEGLNEEQLRLLKNDAKFYAMDLTNDGGLPMPVILKLTYADGSTEEVRIPAEIWRANNQKVTKVLMRKKAIEKVELDPNRETADVDRSDNMLPREIVESRFKLFKKKSDKNPMQEAREAEAEDAKEKAAAEKAAAEKAAKTDTEDPEEAAEEKAEAEAPRSEASGD comes from the coding sequence ATGACCCGTTCTTTGCTTCTCTCCGCCGCGGTCCTGTGGGCCGCGGCGTTCGGTCCGTCGGCCTTCGGGCAACTCTCGCCGACGAAGGACAACGGGCCGATCCCGGACAACGCCAAGTACGGCCAGGCGGACAGCTTCCGCGAACTGACGGAGATCCTGCCCACCCCCAACGATTACCGCACCGCCAGCGGGGCCCCGGGGCATGAGTACTGGCAGCAGCGGGCCGACTACGACATCGCCGTCACGCTGAACGAGGAGGAGCACACCCTCACCGGCGCCGAGACGATCGTCTACCACAACCACAGCCCCGACCGGCTGGAATACCTGTGGTTGCAGCTCGACGCGAACCTGTTCACCCCGGACAGCCTCGCCCGCCGCACCGCCACCGGGCCGGACGATCTGTCGGAGGACATGACCTTCGACGCCCTGAAGCAGATGCTCGCCGCGGAGACGTTCGACGGCGGATTTAAGATCGACAAGGTCGCCGTCGGCCCCCGCGGCCAGGGCGGCGCCGACCTGCCGTACACCGTCGTCGACACGATGATGCGCGTCGACCTCCCCAAGCCGCTGGAGCCGGGGGCGAATTACACCTTCAACGTCGCCTGGCATTTCACGCTGAACAACAGCGAGGAAATCGGCGGCCGCACCGGCTACGAGCCGCTGGAGGACGGCAACGATCTGTTCTGCATCGCCCAGTGGTTCCCCCGCATGTGCGTCTACGGCGACGCCGTCGGCTGGCAGCACAAGCAGTACTACGGCCGCGGCGAATTCGCCCTGGAACTGGGCGATTACGACGTGACGATCACCTGCCCCGCCGACCTGGTCGTCTCCGCGACCGGCGTGCTCCAGAACCCCGCCCAGTGTCTCACCCAGACCCAGCGCGACCGCCTGGAAACGGCGAAGACGTCGAAGGCCCCCGTCTTCATCGTGACCCGGGCGGAATCCGACGAGGCCCGCAAGACCCGCAACGAGGGCGGCGGGACGAAAAGCTGGCATTGGAAAGCGGAGAACGTCCGCGACTTCGCCTTCACCGCCAGCCGGGCGTTCATCTGGGACGCCTGGGGCAACACCGTCCCGGATGAAGACGCGAAGAGCGGAGAGCACTTCACCATGTGCCAGAGCCTCTATCCCAGCGAGTGCGAACCGCTGTGGAGCCAGTACAGCACCCAGGCGATCGCCCACTGCATCGAGGTCTACAGCAAGTTCACCTTCCCCTACCCGTACCCCAACGCGATCAGCGTCTACGGGGTCGTCGGCGGGGGGATGGAGTACCCGATGATCTGCTGGAACGGCCCCAAGCCGGAGGAGGACGGCACCTACGACGCCCGCACGAAATACTTCCTGATCTCCGTGGTGATCCACGAGGTCGGGCACAACTGGTTCCCGATGATCGTCAACAGCGACGAACGCCGCTGGACCTGGATGGACGAGGGGCTCAACACCTTCCTGCAGTACCTCGCGGAGCAGGAATGGGAGGACGAATACCCCTCCCGCCGCGGCCGGCCGGAGGACATCACGACGTTTATGAAGAGCACCAACCAGGTGCCGATCATGACGAACTCCGAGAGCCTGCTGCAATTCGGCGCCAACGCCTACGCCAAGCCGGCCACGGCGTTGAACATCCTGCGGGAGACGGTCCTCGGCCGGGAGCTGTTCGATAAAGCCTTCAAGACCTACTCCCGCCGCTGGAAGTTCAAGCACCCGGAGCCCGCCGACTTCTTCCGCACGATGGAGGACGCCAGCGGCCGGGACCTCGATTGGTTCTGGCGGGGTTGGTTCTACACGACCTCCCACGTGGACCTGGGCGTTTCCAACCTGCGGGTCTACACCGTGGACGCCGGCGATCCCGTGGAGAAAGAGAACCGCGAACGGACCGAGGAGGAGGCCGAACCCAAGACCCTCTCCGACCTGCGAAACGAAGAATTGCCCAAGCGGATTGACTCGTTCCCGGAGCTGGAGGACTTCTACAATTCCTACGACGAGTTGAAGGCGACCAAAAAGCAGATCAAGACCTATAAGGAGTTCCTCGAGGGCCTGAACGAGGAGCAGCTCCGCCTGCTCAAGAACGACGCGAAGTTCTACGCAATGGACCTCACCAACGACGGCGGCCTGCCGATGCCGGTGATCCTGAAGCTGACCTACGCGGACGGTTCGACCGAGGAGGTCCGCATCCCCGCCGAGATCTGGAGGGCGAACAACCAGAAGGTCACGAAGGTGTTGATGCGAAAAAAGGCGATCGAAAAGGTCGAATTGGACCCGAACCGCGAGACCGCGGACGTCGACCGCAGCGACAATATGCTGCCCCGGGAAATCGTCGAGAGCCGCTTCAAACTCTTCAAGAAGAAGTCCGACAAAAACCCGATGCAGGAGGCTCGCGAAGCCGAGGCGGAGGACGCGAAAGAGAAGGCGGCCGCCGAGAAGGCCGCAGCGGAGAAAGCCGCGAAGACGGACACCGAAGACCCCGAGGAAGCGGCCGAGGAGAAGGCCGAGGCGGAGGCACCGCGGTCCGAAGCCTCCGGCGACTGA
- a CDS encoding TolC family protein — MTRPPLLRLAASAVVAGLFAAPAWAQDAGRATLDGPLAAPPPVPTGGDLPVPADIPELHAADDDPIGRRFVEPPPVPEAPRGLGTVVEREQNAAFAGAPLTLDEALELAAANNPTLVQARAQVQGTLGLAVEAGLWPNPVFRYVGEQIGVDREGETDTPGEFQGATLTQEFVTADKRDLSRAKFLQRTRVAEWAAVSQQWRVCNDVRVHFYQALGAKETVAIREDLLKAAEDAVVTAREQWNLGQATRSDLHLANVALQEARLNLLMAENDYLEQFQTLAALIGLPLETGAVVGELDGESAEIDFEQVYREYLDEAPQVIMARQKLREDQITLKRELVEPIPNIFVEAGSGYNFEALETTGTASVRFDIPIFDRNQGNIRRAEADLVRQRREIQRTEMLLRRELATQYRRYLTARQHVEQFAEVILPEARAAYKNQLDAYAEDRQQWPDVLTVQSSYFDLRQRYIGHLVALRTSETLIRGYLLHDGLNVPDPLPPGHLDVTAQPR, encoded by the coding sequence ATGACCCGCCCCCCCCTCCTCCGCCTGGCCGCCTCGGCCGTCGTCGCCGGTCTGTTCGCGGCGCCGGCCTGGGCGCAGGACGCCGGCCGGGCGACGCTGGACGGCCCGCTCGCCGCTCCGCCGCCCGTCCCGACGGGCGGCGACCTGCCCGTGCCGGCGGACATCCCCGAACTGCACGCCGCCGACGACGACCCGATCGGCCGGCGGTTCGTGGAGCCGCCGCCGGTGCCGGAGGCCCCGCGGGGGTTGGGAACCGTCGTCGAGCGGGAGCAGAACGCCGCGTTCGCCGGCGCCCCGTTGACGCTCGACGAGGCGTTGGAACTGGCCGCCGCGAACAACCCCACGCTCGTGCAGGCCCGCGCCCAGGTGCAGGGCACGCTGGGGTTGGCGGTCGAGGCCGGGCTGTGGCCGAACCCCGTCTTCCGCTACGTCGGCGAGCAGATCGGCGTGGACCGCGAGGGGGAGACGGACACGCCCGGTGAGTTCCAGGGTGCGACGCTCACGCAGGAGTTCGTCACCGCGGACAAACGGGACCTCAGCCGGGCGAAGTTCCTGCAACGCACCCGGGTTGCGGAGTGGGCGGCCGTCTCCCAGCAGTGGCGGGTCTGCAACGACGTGCGAGTTCACTTCTATCAGGCGCTGGGGGCGAAGGAGACCGTCGCGATCCGCGAGGACCTGTTGAAGGCCGCCGAGGACGCCGTCGTCACCGCCCGGGAGCAGTGGAACCTCGGTCAGGCGACGCGGTCCGACCTGCACCTCGCCAACGTCGCGTTGCAGGAGGCCCGGTTGAATCTGCTGATGGCGGAGAACGACTATCTGGAGCAGTTCCAGACGCTCGCCGCGCTGATCGGCCTGCCGCTGGAGACCGGGGCGGTGGTCGGCGAACTGGACGGCGAATCCGCGGAAATCGACTTCGAACAGGTGTATCGCGAGTATCTGGACGAGGCCCCGCAGGTGATCATGGCCCGGCAGAAGCTGCGCGAGGATCAGATCACGCTCAAGCGAGAGCTGGTCGAGCCGATCCCGAACATCTTCGTCGAGGCGGGCAGCGGCTATAACTTCGAGGCACTGGAGACGACCGGCACCGCCAGCGTGCGGTTCGATATTCCCATTTTCGACCGCAATCAAGGGAACATCCGCCGGGCCGAGGCCGACTTGGTCCGGCAGCGCCGCGAGATTCAGCGGACGGAAATGCTGCTCCGCCGCGAGTTAGCGACGCAGTACCGCCGCTACCTCACCGCCCGGCAGCACGTGGAGCAGTTCGCCGAGGTGATCCTGCCGGAGGCCCGGGCGGCGTATAAGAACCAGCTCGACGCCTACGCGGAGGACCGCCAGCAGTGGCCGGACGTGTTGACGGTGCAGAGCAGCTACTTCGACCTGCGCCAGCGTTATATCGGGCACCTCGTGGCGCTGCGAACCAGCGAAACGCTGATCCGGGGCTACCTGCTCCACGACGGCCTGAACGTGCCCGATCCGCTGCCGCCCGGGCATCTGGACGTGACCGCCCAGCCGCGATAA
- a CDS encoding AraC family transcriptional regulator, which translates to MSDDENESRIDEPRRDAARHVGILVETEDSWGRHVVEAACRFGQRAGWAVLISPRDARGALRLPRVWSGHGVIAAMRTRATVQHLRALRVPVVDVSNTLAKEPWFARVTTDDRVRAEMAVDHLSGRGVRQFACYAPAIGRYSGVRAREFRACVEARGFPCATYLGEDEPGTGWLTNYTKVSEWLADLPRPLGVFAADPYPARQLAEICATNGVRVPDGVAILSGDDDELLCHVASPQISSIELASRQIGETAAEILQGLMDGGAVPEAVRRIPPLRVRPRQSTDLLAIDDLDVARALRYIRERAGAGLDVAAVARACFVSRRTLEKKFRDRLGRSPGEEIRRARFERVKRLLLDSDRSIASIALECGFSSGESLSQAFQKQLGEPPGRYRRARRNDRDG; encoded by the coding sequence ATGTCCGACGACGAAAACGAGTCCCGAATCGACGAGCCCCGGAGGGACGCCGCCCGGCACGTGGGGATCCTCGTGGAGACCGAGGATTCCTGGGGCCGGCACGTCGTCGAGGCGGCCTGTCGCTTCGGGCAGCGGGCCGGGTGGGCGGTTCTCATCAGCCCCCGCGACGCCCGGGGGGCGCTGCGGCTGCCCCGCGTCTGGAGCGGGCACGGCGTGATCGCCGCGATGCGCACCCGGGCCACGGTGCAGCACCTGCGGGCCCTGCGGGTCCCGGTGGTGGACGTTTCGAACACCCTGGCGAAGGAACCCTGGTTCGCCCGCGTCACCACCGACGACCGCGTGCGGGCGGAGATGGCGGTGGACCACCTTAGCGGCCGAGGCGTCCGCCAGTTCGCCTGCTACGCCCCCGCGATCGGCCGCTATTCCGGCGTGCGGGCCCGGGAGTTCCGGGCCTGCGTCGAGGCACGCGGCTTTCCCTGCGCGACCTACCTCGGCGAGGACGAACCGGGGACCGGCTGGCTGACGAACTACACGAAGGTCAGTGAATGGCTGGCCGACCTGCCGCGGCCGCTGGGCGTGTTCGCGGCGGACCCTTACCCGGCCCGGCAACTGGCGGAGATCTGCGCCACGAACGGCGTCCGCGTGCCGGACGGCGTCGCGATCCTGTCCGGGGACGACGACGAACTGCTCTGCCACGTCGCTTCGCCGCAGATCTCCAGCATCGAACTGGCCAGCCGCCAGATTGGCGAGACCGCCGCGGAAATCCTGCAAGGCCTGATGGACGGCGGCGCCGTCCCCGAGGCGGTCCGCCGGATCCCGCCGCTGCGCGTCCGGCCGCGGCAGTCGACGGACCTGCTGGCGATCGACGACTTGGACGTGGCCCGGGCGCTGCGGTACATCCGGGAGCGGGCCGGCGCCGGGCTGGACGTGGCGGCGGTCGCCCGGGCCTGCTTCGTCTCGCGGCGGACCCTGGAGAAGAAGTTCCGCGACCGGCTGGGCCGCTCGCCGGGCGAGGAGATCCGCCGGGCCCGGTTCGAGCGGGTGAAACGCCTGTTGCTCGACAGCGACCGCTCGATCGCCTCGATCGCCCTGGAGTGCGGGTTCTCCAGCGGCGAATCGCTGTCGCAGGCGTTCCAGAAGCAACTCGGCGAACCCCCCGGCCGCTACCGCCGCGCGCGCCGCAACGACCGCGACGGGTGA
- a CDS encoding DUF1611 domain-containing protein, translated as MTAAPSVPPPTPPGPPDAGGASPRGVADYRRIALLTDGFSRPFYAKTAMSLLRYRPDDVVAVLDAGEAGKTAADLFGVGGDTPVVAGLEGLNADAVFLGIAAPGGRLPEAWRSLICDALRRGADVVSGMHDFLGEDPEFAALAAESGAALIDVRKNRERDTSTGLPFRPGCLRVHAVGHDCSVGKMVVTLELERELVRRGVDAKFLATGQTGIMIAGEGVPIDCVVSDFVNGAAEVLVRRNEAHDVLLIEGQGSVSHPSFSGVTTGLLHGCAPHGLIYCYEVGRTRVKGLDGFEIPPHRRLIDVYETLASLRQPCRVIGVAINGSKVSAEEAEAERDRIQAELGLPVCDVYRHGAGILADAVAELRRDVIGV; from the coding sequence GTGACCGCCGCGCCGTCTGTCCCGCCCCCGACCCCTCCCGGCCCGCCGGACGCCGGCGGGGCGTCTCCCCGGGGCGTGGCGGACTATCGCCGCATCGCCCTGCTGACGGACGGGTTCTCCCGGCCGTTCTACGCCAAGACCGCGATGAGCCTGCTCCGGTACCGGCCGGACGACGTCGTCGCCGTGCTCGACGCCGGCGAGGCGGGCAAGACGGCCGCGGACCTGTTCGGCGTCGGGGGCGACACGCCGGTCGTCGCCGGCCTGGAGGGGTTGAACGCGGACGCCGTGTTCCTCGGCATCGCGGCGCCCGGCGGCCGCCTGCCGGAGGCGTGGCGGAGCCTGATCTGCGACGCCCTGCGGCGCGGGGCGGACGTCGTCTCCGGCATGCATGACTTCCTCGGCGAGGATCCGGAGTTCGCCGCACTCGCCGCCGAGAGCGGGGCGGCGCTGATCGACGTCCGCAAGAACCGCGAACGTGATACCTCCACCGGCCTCCCCTTCCGCCCCGGGTGCCTGCGGGTGCACGCGGTCGGGCACGATTGCAGCGTCGGCAAGATGGTCGTCACGCTGGAACTCGAGCGCGAACTCGTCCGCCGCGGCGTGGACGCCAAGTTCCTCGCCACCGGCCAGACCGGCATCATGATCGCCGGCGAGGGCGTGCCGATCGACTGCGTCGTCTCCGACTTCGTCAACGGCGCCGCCGAGGTGCTGGTCCGGCGGAACGAAGCCCACGACGTGCTGCTGATCGAGGGGCAGGGCAGCGTCTCCCACCCCAGTTTCTCCGGCGTGACCACCGGCCTGCTGCACGGCTGCGCCCCGCACGGGCTGATTTACTGCTACGAGGTCGGCCGCACCCGGGTGAAGGGGCTGGACGGCTTCGAGATCCCGCCGCACCGCCGGCTGATCGACGTGTACGAAACCCTCGCCTCCCTGCGGCAGCCCTGCCGGGTGATCGGCGTGGCGATCAACGGCAGCAAGGTCTCCGCGGAGGAGGCCGAGGCCGAACGCGATCGCATTCAAGCCGAGCTTGGCCTGCCGGTCTGCGACGTCTACCGCCACGGCGCCGGCATCCTCGCGGACGCCGTGGCCGAGCTGCGGCGGGACGTGATCGGAGTATAA
- a CDS encoding dipeptide epimerase — protein sequence MTTVRLHRVELPLEHPFTIARGTKTCQRSLIVTLERDGVCGYGEATEHAYYGVTLDAMTAAVERCTPLIESYQFGDPAGLWDRLRPALEGEAFVLAAIDAAAHDLYGKLAGRRTYELLGLRWERVPPSSYTVGIDSVERMVAKLRERPGWPVYKIKLGTDRDVEIVRQLREETTAPFRVDANCGWTVEETIKNSHAFKELGVEFLEQPLPADAPAADHRRVFEGSALPVIADESCRVEADVDRCRGSFHGINVKLSKCGGLTPAVRMLRRARTLGMKTMVGCMIESSVGISAAAQTLPLLDYADLDGATLLARDAADGAVVDRGVVRLPDRPGNGVELYDPTPALSDVAVTLSAPRF from the coding sequence TTGACGACCGTCCGACTCCATCGCGTCGAACTTCCCCTGGAGCATCCCTTCACGATCGCCCGGGGCACGAAAACCTGTCAGCGGTCGCTGATCGTCACGCTGGAGCGCGACGGCGTGTGCGGGTACGGCGAGGCGACGGAGCACGCCTATTACGGCGTCACGCTCGATGCGATGACCGCCGCCGTCGAACGCTGTACGCCGCTGATCGAGAGTTATCAGTTCGGCGACCCCGCCGGCCTGTGGGACCGGCTCCGCCCGGCCTTGGAGGGGGAGGCGTTCGTCCTCGCCGCGATCGACGCCGCCGCCCACGACCTGTACGGCAAGCTCGCCGGCCGGCGGACGTACGAACTGCTCGGCCTGCGGTGGGAGCGCGTGCCGCCCTCCAGCTACACCGTCGGCATCGACTCCGTCGAGCGGATGGTCGCGAAACTCCGGGAACGGCCCGGCTGGCCGGTCTATAAAATCAAACTCGGCACGGACCGGGACGTGGAGATCGTCCGTCAGCTCCGAGAGGAAACGACGGCCCCCTTCCGCGTCGACGCCAATTGCGGCTGGACGGTCGAGGAGACGATCAAGAACTCGCACGCTTTCAAAGAACTCGGCGTCGAGTTCCTCGAACAGCCCCTGCCGGCCGACGCCCCGGCCGCCGATCACCGCCGCGTGTTCGAAGGCTCCGCCCTGCCGGTCATTGCGGACGAAAGCTGCCGGGTCGAAGCCGACGTGGACCGCTGCCGCGGTTCGTTCCACGGCATTAACGTCAAACTGTCGAAGTGCGGCGGCCTGACCCCGGCGGTGCGGATGCTGCGGCGGGCCCGCACGCTGGGGATGAAAACGATGGTCGGCTGCATGATCGAAAGCTCCGTCGGCATTTCCGCGGCGGCTCAAACCTTGCCGCTGTTGGACTACGCCGACCTCGACGGGGCGACGCTGCTGGCCCGCGACGCCGCCGACGGGGCCGTCGTCGATCGGGGCGTCGTCCGCCTGCCGGACCGCCCCGGCAACGGCGTGGAGCTTTATGATCCGACGCCGGCCCTCTCCGACGTCGCAGTCACTCTTTCCGCCCCGAGGTTTTGA